The DNA region GATCAGCTCGGAGCCGTCGCTGTCGATGATCTTGAGCCAGCAATCGGGCCAGGGCATCCAGTCCATGAGCCCAGACTCGGGCTGGAGGCGAAGCGCGGCTGCGAGCGCTACCAGGGCGTCAGCATCTACGACATCGGCGAGTAGCCACGGGCGACCATGAGTACGCCGTTTGCGAGCTGGGCGATCGCCGCCTTGGCGATCGAGGATCTGGACCCGGTGCGCGCGGAGCAGCCTGGCGGGTAGTGCCTCGGCAAGCTGCTCGGCGGTGACGCTAGGGTCCACGTGCAGGTCGGTCAGTGGGTGTCGGTGAGGGTGGAGAGGAAGGACGTCCAGTCGGCGGGGGAGAAGGTGAGTGCCGGGCCGGCGGGGTCTTTGCTGTCGCGTACGAGGACTGTGGCGGGGACGTTGGTGGCCACCTCGACGCACATGCCCTGCCCGTTGCTGCGGGTGCTCTTGCGCCAGATCGCCTGATCCAGGCCACGAGGGGTGGTCATTCGGGGCTCTCCCTTGCTCCCTGCGCCAGCATCGCCTCCGCCCTCATCCGCAGGAAGGCCAGCGTGTCGGCGGGTGAGAGCGCGGTCGCACGGAGGTGGTCGAACGCCAGCCCGTGCGTCTCCACATGGTAGTCCTTGTCCAGGTACAGAGCGCCACTCAGATTTTCCTGGTAGACGACCGTCGGGTGGTTGCTGAAGTCGAGCATGGTGAAGGACACGCCCATGCCCATGTGGGCGCCTTGGCGGAACGGCAGGACTTGGACGGTGATGGCTGGCCGCTGCCCGATGGCGATCAGGTGTTCCAGTTGCTCTGCCATCACGTGCGGGCCGCCGACCGGCCGGTGCAGTACTGCCTCGTCCAGGACGAACCACATCCGGGGCGGGTTCGGC from Solwaraspora sp. WMMD791 includes:
- a CDS encoding DUF397 domain-containing protein; amino-acid sequence: MTTPRGLDQAIWRKSTRSNGQGMCVEVATNVPATVLVRDSKDPAGPALTFSPADWTSFLSTLTDTH